The Balearica regulorum gibbericeps isolate bBalReg1 chromosome 27, bBalReg1.pri, whole genome shotgun sequence genome contains a region encoding:
- the LOC104634333 gene encoding LOW QUALITY PROTEIN: disintegrin and metalloproteinase domain-containing protein 18-like (The sequence of the model RefSeq protein was modified relative to this genomic sequence to represent the inferred CDS: deleted 2 bases in 2 codons), translating to MQKIIQVFNLVNNSCNSAQKERYRDRAAYVGATALGKACQRDAAGAVAVYQESVTLESFSILLAQLLGRSMGIRYDSQDCRCGGRICIMSPEALYFSGAKAFSSCSIRDFGTFLKHDGGECLFNRPRLNGASYRRAAVCGNGVVERGEQCDCGAAEACLKDKCCTKRCQFKPGVKCSSGLCCNECQFKQKNSQCRPPADAQCDLAEFCNGSSASCPPDLYVQDGHECEHGTGYCYKGRCRSPDLQCQRLYGRGSKNAPVACYEELNSQQDRFGHCGFQPRQGYKSCVWRNLRCGKLICTYPYSTPFPSEAAAVLYVQVREHLCISLDYLNAPKRLDPLLVPPGTKCGSGKVCINNTCHPHSVLGYDCDSEVKCHGHGVCNNKRHCHCHPGWKPPDCLRKGSRLGGSIDSGLQETEGGQYPRGGGGRRWAGDPGAGREGDGPLPTGLRPPGLLLQRALEDVTLAGPVLGSCVLLLILAGAICLVLRQQGRRCGRQPPSTGGPAAEEGSDLSEPEPEPSSDPEPDRDPQPEPGRYRGR from the exons ATGCAGAAGATAATCCAGGTCTTCAATTTAGTCAACAAT AGCTGTAATTCTGCTCAGAAGGAAAG GTACAGGGACCGAGCAGCGTACGTGGGCGCAACGGCTCTGGGAAAGGCGTGTCAGAGAGACGCTGCCGGCGCAGTGGCCGTG TACCAAGAGTCCGTGACGCTGGAGTCCTTCTCCATCCTCCTGGCCCAGCTGCTGGGACGCAGCATGGGCATAAGATACGACTCCCAGGACTGCCGCTGCGGCGGGCGCATCTGTATCATGAGCCCGGAGGCGCT atATTTCAGTGGGGCAAAAGCCTTTAGCAGCTGCAGCATCAGGGACTTTGGAACCTTCCTGAAGCACGACGGAGGCGAGTGCCTTTTCAATAGACCCCGCTTGAACGGAGCGTCCTACCGGAGAGCGGCCGTCTGCGGCAACGGCGTGGTGGAGCGCGGCGAGCAGTGCGACTGCGGGGCGGCggag GCATGCTTGAAGGATAAATGCTGTACTAAAAGATGTCAGTTTAAGCCGGGAGTGAAATGTTCCTCCGGATTATGTTGTAATGAATGTCAG TTCAAGCAGAAGAACTCGCAGTGCCGCCCCCCCGCCGACGCGCAGTGTGACCTGGCCGAGTTCTGCAACGGGTCCTCCGCGTCCTGCCCCCCCGACCTGTACGTGCAGGACGGGCACGAGTGTGAGCACGGCACCGGCTACTGCTACAAGGGACGCTGCCGCTCTCCGGACCTGCAGTGCCAGCGGCTCTACGGGAGAG GCTCCAAAAACGCTCCCGTGGCTTGTTACGAGGAACTCAATAGTCAGCAGGACAGATTTGGACACTGCGGGTTCCAGCCCAGACAAGGCTATAAGTCCTGTGTTTGGAG GAATCTCAGATGTGGAAAGTTAATCTGCACGTACCCGTACAGCACTCCGTTTCCAtcagaggctgctgctgttctttacGTCCAAGTGCGTGAGCATTTATGTATATCTTTGGATTATTTGAATGCACCAAAAAGGCTGGATCCTCTTCTGGTTCCGCCAGGTACAAAGTGCGGTTCTGGAAAg GTGTGTATAAACAACACTTGTCACCCACATTCAGTCCTGGGATATGACTGCGACAGCGAAGTGAAGTGCCACGGCCACGGC GTGTGCAACAATAAGAGACATTGCCACTGCCACCCTGGCTGGAAGCCCCCCGACTGCCTACGGAAGGGATCCCGCCTGGGGGGAAGCATCGACAGCGGCCTCCAGGAGACGGAGGGTGGTCAGTACCCG CGCGGAGGTGGGGGCAGGCGTTGGGCTGGGGACCCTGGCGCGGGCAGGGAGGGTGACGGCCCGCTGCCCACTGGGCTGCGTCCT CCAGGCCTCTTGCTGCAGCGGGCACTGGAGGACGTGACGCTGGCCGGGCCGGTGTTGGGCTCCTGCGTCCTCCTGCTCATCCTCGCAGGGGCCATCTGCCTCGTCCTCAGGCAGCAGGGCCGGCGCTGCGGGCGGCAGCCCCCGAGCACGGGGGG CCCCGCCGCCGAGGAGGGCAGCGACCTCtcggagccggagccggagccgtCCTCGGACCCGGAGCCGGACCGGGACCCGCAGCCGGAGCCGGGGCGGTACCGCGGGCGCTAA